The following proteins are co-located in the Streptomyces bottropensis ATCC 25435 genome:
- a CDS encoding DUF6350 family protein has translation MADVTHATDPNDPAAGPGQHPVGHGRSAPPTASGVPPRPVASTPSLYSSAPRSPLSPLLRRARRRSSELVAGVLGGALAAGLGLGAFVALVTVLWISSPYPDSGPGGALHVAAALWLLSHGVELVRTDTLSGAPAPVGLVPLFLLALPVVLLHRSARDHAGDGSGVSARATWAGLVIGYVTVGAAVTLYASGGVLRPSWWWAVLCVPLLAALAAGTGVWAARGRPRLPLPTLLGGAPRTEYRRQVAAAAGRAAGAGMLVLGGGGALLVAVSLVWHGGAARASFLQLTEGLSGRFAVLLLCLALVPNAALWAAAYALGPGFVLGAGHTVAPLEVAAPAVLLPPFPLLAAVPAGGGMSVYWVVGAVPLAAGVTVGWFTAARAAADRTAPWSAGRTVVATLLAALLSAVAFAVLALLAGGPLGVAALTAFGPVWWQAGGAAGAWVGVVGLPVALVARWWRTRLRTRTDASGGTGRTRTSAVPVAREAGGAGQGKTPGEAVGEGTGRRKRSGAAGVFRRGASAIGDGPTAGDTPGGPRTASRTDFRTASSRTDARTDSPTGSRTGSRAAMGRSTAPLSEPQPHPQSQPLPKRRRRFPTWFTGAKHRPVGPSIPADSSPAVETGAPAPATDTAPDAATGTGPGPGLGSTRALTHAPSHPSALATDDTHDTDHTDHTDHTDSTDALTSYAAVDPYADESAAVPPPVRDPDSRAARWAALREVSALDRGARDDREPTPPPPPSREEPV, from the coding sequence ATGGCCGACGTGACACACGCGACCGACCCGAACGACCCGGCCGCGGGGCCGGGCCAGCACCCCGTCGGCCACGGCCGGTCGGCGCCTCCCACGGCCTCCGGGGTGCCCCCGAGGCCCGTGGCCTCCACGCCGTCCCTGTACTCGTCCGCGCCCCGGTCGCCGTTGTCGCCGCTGCTCCGGCGGGCGCGGCGGCGGTCCTCCGAGCTCGTCGCCGGGGTGCTGGGCGGGGCGCTGGCGGCAGGACTCGGACTGGGGGCGTTCGTCGCCCTCGTGACCGTGCTGTGGATCAGTTCGCCGTACCCGGACAGCGGGCCCGGCGGGGCACTGCACGTGGCGGCGGCGCTGTGGCTGCTCTCCCACGGCGTGGAACTCGTCCGCACCGACACGCTCTCCGGCGCCCCCGCGCCGGTCGGCCTCGTCCCGCTCTTCCTGCTCGCCCTGCCGGTGGTCCTGCTGCACCGATCGGCCCGCGACCACGCGGGCGACGGTTCCGGGGTGAGTGCTCGTGCGACGTGGGCCGGGCTCGTCATCGGTTACGTGACCGTCGGAGCGGCGGTCACGCTCTACGCCTCGGGCGGAGTGCTGCGGCCGTCGTGGTGGTGGGCCGTGCTGTGCGTGCCGCTGCTGGCGGCGCTCGCGGCGGGTACAGGGGTGTGGGCGGCGCGCGGGCGCCCCCGGCTGCCGCTGCCCACGCTCCTCGGCGGCGCCCCGAGGACGGAGTACCGACGGCAGGTCGCGGCGGCCGCCGGACGCGCCGCCGGGGCGGGCATGCTCGTGCTGGGCGGTGGTGGCGCTCTGCTGGTGGCCGTCTCCCTGGTGTGGCACGGCGGCGCGGCCCGCGCCTCCTTCCTCCAGCTCACCGAGGGGCTGTCCGGGCGGTTCGCCGTACTGCTCCTCTGCCTCGCCCTCGTCCCGAACGCGGCGCTGTGGGCGGCGGCCTATGCCCTCGGCCCCGGCTTCGTGCTGGGCGCCGGACACACCGTCGCCCCGCTGGAGGTGGCCGCCCCGGCAGTCCTTCTGCCCCCGTTTCCGCTGCTCGCGGCGGTCCCGGCGGGCGGGGGCATGTCCGTGTACTGGGTGGTGGGGGCGGTGCCGCTGGCCGCGGGGGTGACGGTCGGCTGGTTCACCGCGGCGCGGGCGGCCGCCGACCGGACGGCGCCGTGGTCCGCGGGGCGCACGGTCGTCGCGACCCTCCTCGCGGCCCTCCTGTCCGCCGTCGCCTTCGCCGTCCTCGCCCTCCTCGCCGGCGGGCCCCTCGGAGTGGCCGCGCTGACGGCCTTCGGACCGGTGTGGTGGCAGGCCGGCGGTGCGGCCGGGGCCTGGGTGGGTGTGGTGGGGCTGCCGGTGGCCCTGGTCGCGCGGTGGTGGCGGACGAGGCTCCGGACGAGGACGGACGCGTCCGGGGGGACCGGCCGGACGAGGACGTCGGCGGTGCCCGTGGCCAGGGAGGCGGGTGGGGCGGGGCAGGGGAAGACTCCGGGGGAGGCCGTGGGCGAGGGGACCGGACGGCGGAAGCGGTCGGGGGCGGCCGGAGTGTTCCGGCGCGGGGCGAGCGCCATCGGAGACGGGCCAACTGCCGGTGACACACCGGGCGGGCCCCGAACCGCATCCCGAACCGATTTCCGCACCGCCTCATCCCGAACCGATGCCCGAACCGATTCCCCCACTGGGTCCCGTACCGGGTCCCGGGCGGCCATGGGGCGGTCGACGGCGCCCCTCTCCGAGCCGCAACCTCATCCGCAGTCTCAGCCGCTCCCGAAGCGCCGCCGTCGATTCCCGACGTGGTTCACGGGAGCGAAGCACCGCCCGGTCGGGCCGTCGATCCCGGCCGACTCCTCGCCCGCCGTCGAGACCGGCGCCCCCGCCCCCGCCACGGACACCGCCCCCGACGCCGCCACCGGCACCGGTCCCGGCCCGGGACTCGGTAGTACCAGGGCCCTCACGCATGCCCCCAGCCACCCCAGCGCCCTCGCCACCGATGACACCCATGACACGGATCACACCGATCACACCGATCACACCGATTCCACCGACGCCCTGACGTCGTACGCCGCCGTCGATCCGTACGCCGACGAGTCCGCCGCCGTACCCCCGCCCGTCCGGGACCCCGACTCCCGCGCGGCCCGCTGGGCGGCGCTGCGCGAGGTGTCCGCACTCGACCGGGGCGCCCGGGACGACCGGGAACCCACCCCGCCCCCGCCCCCCAGCCGGGAGGAACCCGTATGA
- a CDS encoding RNA polymerase sigma factor, which translates to MTGRGPRTRAAIGHRDDDGRGDPDGRRDGGEWYRQPLRPDDAARADADLSDPAPPPLTPGQAFDALYAYCAPALVQQTYLLTGQQRLAREAVERAFQLAWHRWPEVAVDRDPAGWVRAAAHEYALSPWHRLRPRPRRHLEPQPADPTDRALLSALLELPPPYRRTLLLYDGVGLDLPDTAAETESSTPAAAGRLLHARTRGTERLPEPVAADDLGRLLAALPRDVRPGPARPPALRARAELRARRWIHAAIAFTTLLLTTTALTLYTAPDHYEAPVPPGVPIHGVPPRAAPGPLSPPQQKLRAKLRAETAAGPERLHPEAH; encoded by the coding sequence GTGACCGGGCGTGGGCCCCGGACCCGGGCCGCCATCGGGCACCGTGACGACGACGGACGCGGTGACCCGGACGGACGCCGCGACGGAGGCGAGTGGTACCGACAGCCGCTCCGCCCGGACGACGCCGCCCGCGCCGACGCCGACCTCTCGGATCCGGCACCGCCGCCCCTGACACCCGGCCAGGCCTTCGACGCGCTCTACGCGTACTGCGCCCCCGCCCTCGTACAGCAGACCTATCTACTCACCGGGCAGCAGCGGCTCGCGCGCGAGGCGGTGGAGCGGGCCTTTCAACTCGCCTGGCACCGCTGGCCGGAGGTGGCCGTCGACCGTGACCCGGCGGGCTGGGTGCGGGCGGCGGCCCACGAGTACGCCCTTTCCCCCTGGCACCGGCTGCGCCCCCGCCCCCGGCGGCACCTCGAACCGCAGCCGGCCGACCCCACCGACCGCGCCCTGCTGTCCGCACTGCTCGAACTGCCTCCCCCGTACCGCCGCACCCTGCTCCTCTACGACGGCGTCGGCCTCGACCTGCCCGACACGGCCGCCGAGACGGAGTCGAGCACACCCGCCGCGGCGGGCCGGCTGCTCCACGCCCGCACCAGGGGCACCGAGCGGCTCCCGGAGCCGGTGGCGGCCGACGACCTCGGCCGCCTCCTGGCCGCGCTCCCCCGCGACGTCCGTCCGGGCCCCGCCAGGCCCCCCGCCCTCCGCGCCCGGGCCGAACTGCGCGCCCGCCGCTGGATCCACGCCGCCATCGCCTTCACCACCCTCCTGCTCACCACCACCGCCCTCACGCTGTACACGGCCCCGGACCACTACGAGGCCCCGGTCCCCCCGGGTGTCCCGATCCACGGCGTCCCTCCGCGAGCGGCCCCCGGCCCGCTCTCCCCGCCCCAGCAGAAGCTCCGGGCCAAACTGCGGGCCGAGACCGCCGCCGGACCGGAACGGCTGCACCCGGAGGCCCACTGA
- the purN gene encoding phosphoribosylglycinamide formyltransferase — protein sequence MAAKPVAKRLVVLVSGSGTNLQALLDAIAAAGVEAYGAEIVAVGADRGGIEGLARAERAGLPTFVCRVKDHATRDEWDAALADAVAAYEPDLVVSAGFMKIVGKRFLARFGGRFVNTHPALLPSFPGAHGVRDALAYGARVTGCTVHFVDDGVDTGPIIAQGVVEVRDEDDESALHERIKEVERRLLVDVVGRLARNGYRIEGRKVVIQ from the coding sequence GTGGCCGCCAAGCCCGTGGCCAAGCGCCTCGTCGTGTTGGTCTCCGGATCCGGCACCAACCTCCAGGCGCTGCTGGACGCCATCGCCGCGGCCGGTGTCGAGGCCTACGGCGCCGAGATCGTGGCCGTCGGAGCCGACCGCGGTGGCATCGAGGGGCTCGCCCGCGCCGAGCGCGCCGGGCTGCCGACCTTCGTGTGCCGGGTCAAGGACCACGCGACGCGTGACGAGTGGGACGCGGCGCTCGCCGACGCCGTCGCCGCGTACGAGCCGGATCTCGTCGTCTCCGCAGGGTTCATGAAGATCGTGGGGAAGCGGTTCCTGGCGCGGTTCGGCGGGCGGTTCGTCAACACCCACCCGGCCCTCCTCCCCAGTTTCCCGGGGGCCCACGGCGTGCGGGACGCGCTCGCGTACGGCGCCCGGGTCACCGGCTGCACCGTCCACTTCGTCGACGACGGCGTCGACACCGGGCCGATCATCGCGCAGGGCGTGGTGGAGGTCCGGGACGAGGACGACGAGAGCGCTCTGCACGAGCGCATCAAGGAAGTCGAGCGAAGGCTGCTCGTCGATGTCGTGGGGCGGCTCGCCCGCAACGGCTATCGCATTGAGGGACGAAAGGTAGTTATCCAGTGA
- a CDS encoding vWA domain-containing protein, giving the protein MTSGAGTRAASGAEADAGDDGAGERLRRWRLVLGGDTADGTGRTLGGRDAAMDQALAALYGKGDRARAGQDRSAGLGASAPSVARWLGDIRTYFPSSVVQVMQRDAIDRLGLSALLLEPEMLEAVEADVHLVGTLLSLNKAMPETTKETARAVVRKVVEDLEKRLATRTRATLTGALDRSARVNRPRHHDIDWNRTIAANLKNYLPEHRTVVPERLIGYGRASRSVKKEVVLCIDQSGSMAASVVYASVFGAVLASMRSLSTRLVVFDTAVVDLTDQLDDPVDVLFGTQLGGGTDINRALAYCQSQITRPADTVVVLVSDLYEGGIREEMLKRVAAMKASGVQFVTLLALSDEGAPAYDREHAAALAVLGAPAFACTPDLFPEVMAAAIEKRPLPIPDSA; this is encoded by the coding sequence ATGACGAGCGGGGCGGGGACAAGGGCGGCATCAGGGGCAGAGGCGGACGCGGGGGACGACGGAGCCGGCGAACGGCTGCGACGCTGGCGGCTCGTGCTCGGCGGGGACACGGCGGACGGCACCGGGCGCACGCTCGGCGGACGGGACGCGGCGATGGACCAGGCGTTGGCCGCGCTGTACGGGAAGGGGGACAGGGCGCGGGCGGGGCAGGACCGTTCGGCGGGGCTCGGGGCGTCGGCGCCGTCCGTGGCCCGGTGGCTGGGGGACATCCGGACGTACTTCCCCTCCTCCGTCGTCCAGGTGATGCAACGGGACGCCATCGACCGGCTCGGTCTGTCCGCGCTGCTGCTGGAGCCGGAGATGCTGGAGGCGGTGGAAGCGGACGTACACCTCGTCGGCACTCTCCTGTCCCTCAACAAGGCCATGCCCGAGACGACCAAGGAGACCGCGCGGGCCGTCGTGCGGAAGGTGGTCGAGGACCTGGAGAAGCGGCTCGCGACCCGCACCCGGGCCACCCTCACCGGCGCCCTCGACCGCAGCGCCCGCGTCAACCGGCCGCGCCACCACGACATCGACTGGAACCGCACGATCGCGGCCAACCTCAAGAACTACCTGCCGGAACACCGGACGGTCGTGCCCGAGCGGCTCATCGGGTACGGGCGGGCCTCGCGGTCGGTGAAGAAGGAGGTCGTCCTCTGCATCGACCAGTCCGGGTCGATGGCGGCCTCCGTCGTCTACGCGTCGGTGTTCGGGGCGGTGCTGGCGTCCATGCGGTCCCTCAGCACCCGGCTCGTCGTCTTCGACACGGCGGTCGTGGACCTCACCGACCAGCTCGACGACCCGGTCGACGTCCTCTTCGGCACCCAGCTCGGCGGCGGCACGGACATCAACAGGGCCCTCGCGTACTGCCAGTCGCAGATCACCCGGCCCGCGGACACCGTGGTCGTGCTCGTCAGCGACCTCTACGAGGGCGGGATACGCGAGGAGATGCTGAAGCGGGTGGCGGCGATGAAGGCGTCGGGGGTGCAGTTCGTGACGCTGCTCGCGCTCTCCGACGAGGGGGCACCGGCATACGACCGCGAACACGCGGCGGCCCTCGCGGTGCTCGGCGCACCCGCGTTCGCCTGTACGCCCGACCTCTTTCCGGAGGTGATGGCGGCGGCGATCGAGAAGCGGCCGCTGCCGATACCGGACAGCGCGTGA
- the sucC gene encoding ADP-forming succinate--CoA ligase subunit beta, which yields MDLFEYQARDLFAKHDVPVLAGEVIDTPEAARAATERLGGKSVVKAQVKVGGRGKAGGVKLAATADEAVEHATNILGMDIKGHTVHKVMIAETAPEIVEEYYVSYLLDRTNRTFLSIASVEGGMEIEEVAATRPEAVAKTPIDANEGVTEEKAREIVAAAKFPAEVADKIVNVLVKLWDTFIKEDALLVEVNPLAKVASGDVIALDGKVSLDENADFRHPDHEEFVDHAAANPLEAAAKEKNLNYVKLDGEVGIIGNGAGLVMSTLDVVAYAGENHGGVKPANFLDIGGGASAAVMANGLEIILGDPDVKSVFVNVFGGITACDEVANGIVQALQLLKDKGEEVTKPLVVRLDGNNAELGRKILSDANHPLVQRVDTMDGAADKAAELAAAK from the coding sequence GTGGACCTGTTCGAGTACCAGGCGAGGGACCTCTTCGCCAAGCACGATGTACCGGTGCTGGCCGGTGAAGTCATCGACACGCCTGAGGCGGCTCGCGCAGCCACCGAGCGTCTGGGTGGCAAGTCCGTGGTCAAGGCCCAGGTGAAGGTCGGTGGCCGAGGCAAGGCCGGCGGCGTGAAGCTCGCGGCGACCGCCGACGAGGCGGTCGAGCACGCGACCAACATCCTCGGCATGGACATCAAGGGCCACACGGTCCACAAGGTGATGATCGCCGAGACCGCTCCCGAGATCGTCGAGGAGTACTACGTCTCGTACCTCCTCGACCGCACCAACCGCACCTTCCTCTCCATCGCCTCCGTCGAGGGCGGCATGGAGATCGAGGAGGTGGCGGCCACCCGCCCCGAGGCCGTCGCCAAGACGCCGATCGACGCCAACGAGGGTGTGACCGAGGAGAAGGCCCGCGAGATCGTCGCGGCCGCGAAGTTCCCGGCCGAGGTCGCCGACAAGATCGTGAACGTCCTCGTCAAGCTGTGGGACACCTTCATCAAGGAGGACGCCCTCCTCGTCGAGGTCAACCCGCTGGCGAAGGTCGCCTCCGGCGACGTCATCGCCCTCGACGGCAAGGTCTCCCTGGACGAGAACGCGGACTTCCGCCACCCCGACCACGAGGAGTTCGTCGACCACGCGGCCGCCAACCCCCTCGAGGCCGCGGCCAAGGAGAAGAACCTCAACTACGTCAAGCTCGACGGTGAGGTCGGCATCATCGGCAACGGCGCGGGTCTCGTCATGAGCACCCTGGACGTCGTCGCGTACGCCGGTGAGAACCACGGTGGCGTCAAGCCCGCCAACTTCCTCGACATCGGCGGTGGCGCCTCCGCCGCCGTCATGGCGAACGGCCTGGAGATCATCCTGGGCGACCCGGACGTCAAGTCCGTGTTCGTCAACGTCTTCGGTGGCATCACCGCCTGTGACGAGGTCGCCAACGGCATCGTGCAGGCGCTGCAGCTGCTCAAGGACAAGGGCGAGGAAGTCACCAAGCCCCTCGTCGTCCGCCTCGACGGCAACAACGCCGAGCTGGGTCGCAAGATCCTCTCCGACGCCAACCACCCGCTGGTCCAGCGCGTGGACACCATGGACGGCGCGGCCGACAAGGCCGCCGAGCTCGCGGCCGCGAAGTAA
- the purH gene encoding bifunctional phosphoribosylaminoimidazolecarboxamide formyltransferase/IMP cyclohydrolase, with translation MTADSTVTAGQSGTSDQRVIRRALVSVYDKTGLEDLARGLHEAGVELVSTGSTAGRIAAAGVPVTKVEELTGFPECLDGRVKTLHPKVHAGILADLRLEDHRRQLAELGVEPFDLVVVNLYPFRETVASGATPDECVEQIDIGGPSMVRAAAKNHPSVAVVTSPARYADVLAAVQHGGFDLTTRKRLAAEAFQHTAAYDVAVASWFASSYAPADDSQFPDFLGATWERAHTLRYGENPHQPAALYVSGTGGLAEAEQLHGKEMSYNNYTDTDAARRAAYDHDEPAVAIIKHANPCGIAVGADVAEAHRKAHACDPLSAFGGVIAVNRPVSKEMAEQVAEIFTEVIVAPDYEDGALEALAKKKNIRVLKAPGAPAAPVEVKPVDGGALLQVTDRLQADGDDPAHWTLATGDALSADELAELAFAWKACRAVKSNAILLAKDGASVGVGMGQVNRVDSAKLAVERAGAERARGAYAASDAFFPFPDGLEILTAAGVKAVVQPGGSVRDELVVEAAQKAGVTMYFTGTRHFFH, from the coding sequence GTGACCGCCGACAGCACTGTCACGGCCGGCCAGAGCGGCACGAGCGACCAGCGGGTCATCCGTCGCGCGCTCGTCAGTGTCTACGACAAGACGGGCCTCGAAGACCTCGCGCGCGGCCTGCACGAGGCGGGCGTCGAACTCGTCTCCACCGGGTCCACCGCCGGGCGTATCGCCGCTGCCGGTGTCCCCGTCACCAAGGTCGAGGAGCTGACCGGCTTCCCCGAGTGCCTGGACGGCCGGGTCAAGACCCTGCACCCCAAGGTGCACGCGGGCATCCTCGCCGACCTGCGCCTGGAGGACCACCGGCGCCAGCTCGCCGAGCTGGGCGTCGAGCCGTTCGACCTCGTCGTCGTGAACCTCTACCCGTTCCGGGAGACCGTCGCCTCCGGCGCCACCCCCGACGAGTGCGTCGAGCAGATCGACATCGGCGGCCCCTCGATGGTCCGCGCCGCCGCCAAGAACCACCCCTCCGTCGCGGTCGTCACCAGCCCCGCCCGGTACGCCGACGTCCTCGCGGCCGTGCAGCACGGCGGCTTCGACCTGACCACCCGCAAGCGGCTCGCGGCCGAGGCCTTCCAGCACACGGCCGCCTACGACGTGGCGGTGGCCTCCTGGTTCGCGTCCTCGTACGCGCCGGCCGACGACTCGCAGTTCCCCGACTTCCTCGGGGCGACCTGGGAGCGCGCGCACACCCTGCGCTACGGCGAGAACCCGCACCAGCCGGCCGCGCTCTACGTTTCCGGGACCGGCGGTCTCGCCGAGGCCGAGCAGCTGCACGGCAAGGAGATGTCGTACAACAACTACACGGACACGGACGCCGCGCGCCGTGCCGCGTACGACCATGACGAGCCCGCCGTCGCGATCATCAAGCACGCGAACCCGTGCGGGATCGCGGTCGGCGCGGATGTCGCCGAGGCGCACCGCAAGGCGCACGCGTGCGACCCGCTGTCGGCGTTCGGCGGTGTGATCGCGGTCAACCGGCCGGTCTCGAAGGAGATGGCCGAGCAGGTCGCCGAGATCTTCACCGAGGTGATCGTCGCGCCCGACTACGAGGACGGCGCGCTGGAGGCCCTCGCGAAGAAGAAGAACATCCGGGTGCTGAAGGCGCCGGGCGCGCCCGCCGCCCCGGTCGAGGTCAAGCCCGTCGACGGCGGCGCTCTCCTCCAGGTGACCGACCGGCTCCAGGCCGACGGTGACGACCCCGCCCACTGGACCCTGGCCACCGGGGACGCCCTGTCCGCCGACGAGCTGGCCGAGCTGGCGTTCGCCTGGAAGGCCTGCCGCGCGGTCAAGTCCAACGCGATCCTGCTGGCCAAGGACGGCGCCTCGGTGGGCGTCGGGATGGGCCAGGTCAACCGTGTCGACTCCGCCAAGCTCGCCGTCGAGCGCGCCGGGGCCGAGCGCGCGCGGGGCGCGTACGCCGCCTCCGACGCGTTCTTCCCCTTCCCGGACGGGCTGGAGATCCTGACCGCGGCCGGAGTCAAGGCCGTGGTGCAGCCGGGCGGTTCGGTCCGTGACGAGCTGGTCGTCGAGGCCGCGCAGAAGGCGGGCGTGACGATGTACTTCACGGGGACGCGGCACTTCTTCCACTGA
- the sucD gene encoding succinate--CoA ligase subunit alpha: MAIFLNKESKVIVQGMTGATGMKHTKLMLADGTNIVGGVNPRKAGTTVDVDGTEIPVFGTVAEAIEKTGANVSVLFVPPAFAKAAVVEAIDAEIPLAVVITEGIAVHDSAAFYAYAGSKGNKTRIIGPNCPGLITPGQSNAGIIPGDITKPGRIGLVSKSGTLTYQMMYELRDIGFSSAVGIGGDPVIGTTHIDALAAFEADPDTDLIVMIGEIGGDAEERAADYIKANVKKPVVGYVAGFTAPEGKTMGHAGAIVSGSSGTAAAKQEALEAAGVKVGKTPTETAKLAREILGG; the protein is encoded by the coding sequence ATGGCTATCTTCCTCAACAAGGAATCCAAGGTCATCGTCCAGGGCATGACCGGTGCCACGGGCATGAAGCACACCAAGCTCATGCTGGCCGACGGCACGAACATCGTCGGTGGCGTGAACCCCCGCAAGGCGGGCACGACCGTCGACGTCGACGGCACCGAGATCCCGGTCTTCGGCACCGTCGCCGAGGCGATCGAGAAGACGGGCGCGAACGTGTCCGTCCTCTTCGTACCGCCGGCCTTCGCCAAGGCCGCCGTCGTCGAGGCCATCGACGCCGAGATCCCGCTCGCGGTCGTCATCACCGAGGGCATCGCGGTCCACGACTCGGCCGCGTTCTACGCGTACGCCGGTTCCAAGGGCAACAAGACCCGGATCATCGGCCCGAACTGCCCGGGTCTGATCACCCCCGGCCAGTCGAACGCCGGCATCATCCCCGGCGACATCACCAAGCCGGGCCGCATCGGTCTCGTCTCGAAGTCCGGCACGCTGACGTACCAGATGATGTACGAGCTGCGGGACATCGGCTTCTCGTCGGCCGTCGGCATCGGTGGCGACCCGGTCATCGGCACGACGCACATCGACGCGCTCGCCGCGTTCGAGGCCGACCCCGACACCGACCTCATCGTGATGATCGGTGAGATCGGTGGCGACGCCGAGGAGCGGGCCGCCGACTACATCAAGGCGAACGTGAAGAAGCCGGTCGTCGGTTACGTCGCCGGCTTCACCGCGCCCGAGGGCAAGACGATGGGCCACGCCGGCGCCATCGTCTCCGGCTCCTCCGGTACGGCCGCCGCGAAGCAGGAGGCCCTTGAGGCCGCCGGCGTCAAGGTGGGCAAGACGCCCACCGAGACGGCCAAGCTCGCGCGCGAGATCCTCGGCGGCTGA